In Haloterrigena alkaliphila, a single genomic region encodes these proteins:
- a CDS encoding IclR family transcriptional regulator: MTSDTPSRRIKSVRRACLLLIHLREVGPTTVTELADEFDLSPGTVHAYLATLCEVGFVEQNGDEYALGLELLPLGEHVRMQRSLYQAARGEVDRLAYASDGVAHLLTEYDGQLIVLYEVFGENAVGRDFHARKRDRPREHIHCTAGGKAILSRLPERRVRTIVAEFGLPEFTENTITDLSELLDELGEIRERGYALNDQEQMRGIRAVGAPVIDSSGGIIGAISVSGAASNWRGSYFRDELPELVTRSANNIEINLQSDPNGR, encoded by the coding sequence ATGACATCTGACACCCCATCACGGCGGATCAAGTCAGTTAGACGAGCCTGTTTACTCTTGATACATCTCCGAGAAGTCGGTCCGACGACGGTAACGGAACTCGCGGATGAGTTTGATCTCTCACCTGGAACCGTTCACGCGTACCTTGCGACGCTCTGTGAGGTGGGATTCGTCGAACAGAACGGTGACGAGTACGCGCTCGGGCTTGAACTCCTGCCACTGGGTGAACACGTCCGCATGCAGCGCTCGCTGTATCAAGCAGCGAGGGGAGAGGTGGATCGGCTCGCTTACGCGAGCGATGGCGTCGCCCACTTACTCACGGAGTATGACGGGCAACTGATCGTACTCTACGAGGTTTTCGGCGAGAACGCCGTTGGCCGGGACTTTCACGCTCGGAAGCGAGATCGACCGCGAGAGCACATCCACTGCACTGCTGGGGGAAAAGCGATTCTCTCCCGGTTACCTGAACGGCGCGTCAGAACGATTGTGGCGGAGTTCGGACTCCCGGAATTCACTGAAAACACGATCACGGATCTTTCCGAACTCCTGGACGAACTAGGCGAAATCCGCGAGCGCGGCTATGCGCTGAACGATCAGGAACAGATGCGTGGTATCCGCGCTGTTGGAGCGCCGGTGATCGACAGCAGTGGTGGTATAATCGGCGCGATAAGCGTCTCCGGTGCCGCGAGCAACTGGCGGGGGTCGTACTTCCGCGACGAACTCCCAGAACTCGTGACTCGATCGGCGAACAACATCGAGATCAACCTTCAGTCCGATCCCAACGGGCGGTAG